In the genome of Ptychodera flava strain L36383 chromosome 13, AS_Pfla_20210202, whole genome shotgun sequence, one region contains:
- the LOC139148627 gene encoding putative protein tag-278, with product MSAQFEDSHNENSTDIEKLLGNLTSSLADSYQEISTLTQAMEELSEEKVAAQEKAKEMETLRVKYREKTRHIDRLKEQLASLTPRNINKRIKRRDDKLREVNELMKQKNEEISDFTKQTQELQDKLGQIIKEKKNLQKNKSFWKRKAMVAERSDIQLQQARDRIYELENENQEMKEKIDELLQNEPDIKTFENGKYNDNIRQIYYDLLAHNVSIESCSAIVKSVIKNLLNVEIDRLPSKSLISMMQVEALVVAQAQAASEILEQPPNNTLHSDGTRKKFIDYAGLQVTLPDKRSLSLGFQELLSGTADDYISATIDTFKELSEAVTDDDRDRRTIYAQLLLQSKNIMSDRHVVNRKYKSKLEELRESLLPIIEANWEKLSETEKTKMKRVNHLLCGMHVLTNIATAVSTSSKVFEKENKSLLKEEKPLFGNDSRCFSLLYQASKGFTDSGCQKSGVYTDFYPYLDDLKEKNFLTTFQHHRFNVAFHQGAAVYYHRNHIADFLKSGRCNSTNQLVSQVEASLSEDLVMAECRALGILDKLVTGPLMRLLERTDINYYDMNVHWLELKTCLADNAIDASPLLAETAYLSDTNITKDELYLALFPNQRSAHSDTLTAKVLQSFCQYMLPVVERQVGNQLPGGLESQPDCSVMAEVVGAPLTNVRSESDFSDLDRQINRAPQKSRLSKAGIICYTRNKTASYLNKLPQRIKSKYLMIARKVAPRRKIKEQKHSKNLKKLRLELQKERIEKKQRQLQRKQQQRQQLELRIRNKWGVWKSEIEVDEKLRELNQSQQMKALKDQILYRIDILKVRVQDKKLRKWQQNGTKLSILQLADNLKCLISADGELPNFVNEINMNLMTQRHEEQKEKAKKRKRKTKKAIEHQFGVKGTVEPGTYIAVAYEDGWFAGEVCEVLTTPDNSILVNFLSRNSISGNSFRWPTKIDVAITENKFILKQIEVEPKDSLLRAWSVKNIAEIENLYHAFRKKFF from the coding sequence CAACTTGCATCATTAACACCTAGAAACATTAACAAAAGAATAAAAAGACGTGATGACAAACTCAGAGAGGTGAATGAACTAATGAAACAGAAAAACGAAGAGATAAGTGACTTCACTAAACAAACTCAGGAACTCCAAGATAAACTTGGCCAAataataaaagaaaagaaaaacctTCAGAAAAATAAAAGCTTCTGGAAAAGGAAAGCCATGGTAGCAGAGAGAAGTGACATACAATTACAACAAGCAAGAGACAGAATATATGAATTAgagaatgaaaatcaagaaatgaaagaaaaaatagatGAGCTACTTCAAAATGAACCAGAcattaaaacatttgaaaatggtAAATACAATGATAACATCAGACAAATTTACTATGATCTGCTGGCTCACAATGTGTCAATAGAAAGTTGTTCTGCAATTGTGAAGTCCGTCATAAAAAATCTGTTGAATGTTGAAATTGACAGGCTACCAAGTAAATCTTTGATTTCAATGATGCAAGTTGAAGCCCTTGTTGTCGCACAGGCACAGGCAGCCTCTGAAATTCTTGAACAGCCACCCAATAATACTCTTCATTCAGATGGAACACGGAAGAAATTCATAGATTACGCAGGCCTCCAAGTAACTCTCCCTGATAAAAGATCATTGTCACTGGGATTTCAAGAGCTTTTAAGTGGCACTGCTGATGATTATATATCTGCAACCATTGATACCTTCAAAGAACTCAGTGAGGCCGTAACTGACGACGATAGAGATAGGCGTACTATTTATGCTCAACTTCTTCTCCAAAGTAAAAACATAATGAGTGATCGTCATGTAgtaaacagaaaatacaaaagcAAACTGGAGGAATTAAGAGAAAGTTTATTGCCAATTATAGAAGCAAACTGGGAGAAATTAAGCGAGACAGAGAAAACGAAGATGAAAAGAGTAAATCACCTTCTTTGTGGCATGCATGTGCTAACCAATATTGCAACAGCTGTCAGTACTTCCagtaaagtttttgaaaaagaaaacaaatcgcTTTTAAAAGAGGAGAAACCATTGTTTGGAAATGACTCTCGCTGCTTTTCACTCCTATATCAGGCTAGCAAGGGCTTTACTGATTCTGGATGTCAGAAATCCGGTGTCTACACTGATTTTTATCCATATTTGGATGACCTGAAGGAGAAAAACTTCCTCACAACATTTCAGCATCACAGGTTTAATGTAGCTTTTCATCAGGGTGCAGCAGTGTACTACCATAGGAATCACATAGCTGACTTCTTGAAGTCAGGACGTTGCAATTCAACAAATCAATTAGTAAGCCAGGTTGAAGCAAGTCTCAGTGAAGATCTTGTTATGGCCGAGTGTCGTGCATTAGGGATTTTGGATAAACTTGTAACTGGCCCATTAATGCGTCTTTTAGAGAGAACAGATATAAATTATTATGACATGAATGTTCACTGGCTTGAACTGAAAACATGTTTGGCAGACAATGCCATAGATGCATCACCACTGCTTGCAGAGACTGCGTATTTAAGTGACACAAATATCACGAAAGATGAATTGTATTTGGCACTTTTCCCTAATCAACGTAGCGCTCACTCTGACACACTAACTGCAAAGGTATTGCAGAGTTTCTGCCAGTATATGCTGCCTGTTGTGGAACGGCAAGTTGGAAATCAGCTGCCAGGTGGCTTGGAAAGTCAACCTGATTGTTCAGTGATGGCTGAAGTTGTAGGTGCACCCCTAACAAATGTGAGGTCTGAAAGTGACTTTTCAGACCTTGATCGTCAAATCAACAGAGCTCCACAAAAAAGTAGACTCTCTAAAGCAGGCATAATATGCTACACAAGAAATAAAACTGCATCATACCTCAACAAGCTTCCTCAACGGATTAAGAGTAAATACTTAATGATTGCTAGGAAAGTAGCTCCAAGACGTAAGataaaagaacaaaaacacagtaaaaatctaaaaaagtTGAGACTTGAATTGCAGAAGgagagaattgagaagaaacaGAGACAGcttcaaagaaaacaacagcAGAGACAGCAACTTGAATTGAGGATAAGAAATAAATGGGGTGTCTGGAAAAGTGAAATAGAAGTAGATGAAAAGTTAAGAGAACTTAATCAAAGTCAACAAATGAAAGCACTGAAAGATCAAATTTTATATCGTATTGACATTTTAAAGGTCAGAGTACAGGATAAGAAACTAAGAAAATGGCAGCAGAATGGAACAAAATTAAGCATACTTCAGTTAGCTGATAATTTGAAATGCCTCATTAGTGCAGATGGTGAActaccaaattttgtaaatgaaattaaCATGAATTTAATGACACAGAGACACGAAGAACAGAAAGAGAAagcaaagaaaagaaagagGAAAACTAAAAAGGCTATTGAGCATCAGTTTGGAGTGAAAGGAACAGTTGAGCCAGGGACATATATAGCGGTAGCGTATGAAGATGGATGGTTTGCTGGGGAAGTTTGTGAAGTGTTGACCACCCCTGACAATAGCATCCTTGTAAATTTCCTTTCCAGAAATAGCATATCTGGAAATTCATTCAGATGGCCGACAAAAATAGATGTTGCAATTActgaaaataagttcattttgaAACAGATTGAAGTAGAGCCAAAGGACTCGCTACTGCGTGCATGGtctgtcaaaaatattgcagaaattgAGAACTTATATCATGCTTTTAGGAAGAAATTCTTCTGA